Within the Salmo salar chromosome ssa12, Ssal_v3.1, whole genome shotgun sequence genome, the region ATTGATTCCCAATGAGTacattctaatgtgaattaaAACTGTGGTTGCCATGGAAATCAACGGTGCAAAAAGTTCTGAAATCTAAGTAGCAGAAGGAAACTTAACACGCTACAATAATAGTCTCAagtctgcactgtgtgtgtgagtgacagagTGCCATGCTTACCTCAGGTAGTTGGGATATAATAGTAGCCTTCTCAGCAAGAGCGTCACCGATTGTCTCAAAGTAACTCTTCTCTACAACGTCGAAGGCCTTAGGATAAAACAAGGGTCAATGGTATAAACATTCAAATAGCATTTCTTATGATATGATGCTTCTGCGAATGTGTTCTacctacagcagacagacaggcagacacgcTGATTCTACctagagcagacagacaggcacactgATTCTacctacagcagacagacaggcagacacgcTGATTCTACCTAGAgcagacacagtcacactgattctacctcacacacacacacacacacacacacacacacacacacacacacacacctgtgagaGAATTCTGCGGACATCAGCGTCAGTGTGTGTAGACTTGAGCTGACCCAGAAGCAGTTCTGCTGTCAGACACTGAGAGACGAAGCTGGACACTCTGCTCCCATCAAACCCATTAAACACTCCATACAGGAAACAGCCTTCCTCACCTCTGATTGGACAGAAAGAAACAACTCTTTGTCTGAGTGGTCAAAACAAGAACAACTCTTATGTTTGATTGGTCTGTTGCGAGACACTGGTCAAGTTTGTTTTGCATGTCCCGGATCCCCCTTGTGGGCAGAGTTTGAttattttagaccattccatCGGTACTAAGGAGAAATCTCCACCCACGggggcaccgggccatgcaaCAACAAAGTCACCCATTGAGACACAAAGCTGGACACTGCTCCCATCAAACCCTGTACAGGAAACAGCCATCCTCACCTCTGATTGGACAGAAGACAACTCTTTATGTCTGATTGGTCAATATTCCTAGAACTCTTACTGGCTGTGTAATCTGTACAGATCACCAGCCTTGGAAAGTGTGAGTATGGAAGCTACATACGGGTGTGGGTAATACAGCAGGGCTTTCTCTTTTTTGGCCCACGACCCCACCATGTAAAATGTGATGTAATCAACAAcggccaatgtttacttttttaattGGGGCTATGACAGTCTATTACAAATCCCTCTGACAGTACTTTTGATGGTATATCAATATGAAGGAAGAATGGTTTGaagtagggccgggacgataccagtattgtttccatggcaaaaatgaaaaaaagaagcaGTATTAACTctctggtcctttaaaaaccttctgtatgtaaaatattgtgtgcaatAGATTGGAAAAGaaatacatgtgactctggatgtcaaaataatgtttgtttccaacataagggctgttttcctaaagaagttaaatccgttTCATGTTTTATTTACTTGCCATGATACTAAAGTCCCGGCCCTAGTTTGAGGTGACTGAAATGCATCCGAAAGGTATTGGGAAGTTCAGAAGCTCATCAGGCAATACTTTTGTTTTATCTTCTGTGTAGAACGATAGGGCCTAGTTCCACCCTCCCAAGTCTGATGTAGTGTGTGGTCTTGTCCAATCTGTTCTACTGAGGCTTGTGGGCATTGTAGAGGGAAACAGCAGACACAAACGTGTTTCTGAGAGTAATGGGGTCATAAAGCTTTTAAAAGATAGAGCCACAATTGTAGGAAGAAAATAAAAACCGCTCTGTTTATTACAATTCAattaaagggctttattggcatgggaaacatctgtttacattgccaaagcaagtgaaatagataataaacacaaaATTCACTAAACATTACacgtacaaaaaaataaataaacataaatataggttgtatttacaatggtgtttgttcttcactggttgcccttttcttgtggtaaaAGGTCAcagctgctgtgatggcacactgtggtatttcaccccatAGATATGGGTGttaatcaaaattggatttgttttttaaaTTCTTTGAGGGTTTGTGTAGTCTGACAACCGCATCTAGTGGCTAACAGAGGTTACTACCGTAACCCCGGTTCTATGAACCAAGCAATTGGGGGGGGGTGTATCTAACAACCACATTTTCAAAAGTCACAACCCCTTGTTTGGGCAATGCTGGTATACAGGGACATATCCATAGCTCCAGTAGCATTTTCAGACTGCCAAGCCAAACTATGCTGGCTTGAATATGTTTTTTGTTATTTGGTCCTTTCCAGCATGGTTCCCGTAGCTATGGTGGATATGTAACCAGGCCAGGACAGCTGGGTTTGGCCTTAAAGTGTGAATCAGGCTCAGGTGTCTTAGTTACCTGAACCTGAAGTGTCCGTCCTCGTTGGGGTGGCTCTGGGTGTCCTTTCCGTCGGGTCCGTAGGTACAGTTGGGGGCCGTGCCCACCCCGCACATCTCACACAGGGGCAGGTCATCTGTCCAGCTCTGATGCTACCAGGGTGGAGATTGAAAAATGACATTAGCTATTGTGTTAGAGTCATAGCGATCCTACTTATGTAGCCTAATTCTATGGTGTTAGTGTTCAGAATTTTCTGACAACCATTTAAATTATCCTACTACTTGGCCTGCTTAATTGTCTCCTCAGACTTCTGCTTCAGTTTAGGCTTTGACGACCATAGAAACTACAATATTCACATAGAAACTTAGGCTCACAGTGTAATATTAGCAGAAAACGAAGTTAGTGTGTTCAGAAAATATCCCTTTCTTCACTATCACTACTATTTGGATAAAACCCAACTGACCCGTGGCTAAGAAAATCGCCCCTTAAATAGTAACTAGCTAAATACATATAACTTGCCAAGTGAAGAACACACacttagttagctagctgactaAGCTAGCAATGTTTTTAGCCACGTTAGGCTAGCGGCGGATGTTGCTGTTTGCGGCACACCCGCACAGGGCCCGTGAAGTAGTTGTTTCAATTGTCCTTTGGAGAGTTAGATTACCTTATTCAAACAACACAATGAGACtggattttttttaatcaataagCACGTCTACAAAAGGGAGAAATCGTTTTTGTCTTACGCTTTGCATCATTTGCCGACGCTGAGACGCCATCTTTGATGGAACTCTTTGTGGACAACTTTGACCTTGCGCAGCGATTGCGCATTGGCACACGTTGATCTTCACGTCTCGCTGATTTTCACGTCAAATGTGCTTTAAAAGCGTAAAGGGAGATATCTGAACTTGTACAAATCAATCAAGTTTGTCCTTCATGCCTGAGCTTCTTCTCATTACTCTTTCTTCTCATGACTCTTGAGCAACCCAAACGGAGAGCGATCATTCAAGATAGTTTATCAACTAAAGactgtttgcaaatgtaaaacaAGTTTACATCTAATTTCCTTTATTATAGCGCCATCATGTTGACATATGTTGTATGACATTTCGAGAGTCGAGGAAGAGGATGGAACATTTATTAGTTAGAGTCAGATGTGCTTTCTGAAAGCAATAACAACTTTAGAAATCCGACATATTATTATTCTCTTTCCGCTGGCACATGTAGCGACAAAACTGTAAAAGCTACCAATACCAAAACAACTTTGAAATGTGCAGGCTCACTGTCCTCAGTGTTTGGTGCAAATGTCAGCTGTTTAATAGTGATACATTTTCAATACTATTAGTACAAAACTCACAGTTGTAATACTTCCTGTCTTATGTTCAGAACCTTTCATTGTGCATTCATTGGCTTCATCTTTTCACTATCTAAGTAATTTATGCAAAATCAAAGTTCATTTTGAAATATTTGCTTTAGTCACAAATACAATATGTACTATTCAGCAGACAGTCATGCCTGCATCCCAGGACTCAAATCCACTACCCCGGTGTTATGAGTACCATGCTACCCTGGTGCTACAAGTACcatcctctaccaactgagctacaaaggataAGGGATAGCCTCACTGTTTAATCACTACATACTAACATTTAATACAACCTCCActattattgacacccttgataaagattagcaaaaaaTACATAGTAATACAAATACCCAGATATATTTGAAgtgaaaaaacatttgaaaattatattaattttatactaatacaattgctcagatgtTAGGCCCCCAGAACATATATATTTGGCCCAACAGGCAATCAGCAAGCAGTTCTCTTGCCTCCAGGGAGCCATGGAAGTGAAtagaaaggtgaaccttcacacAGTTGCAATGTTTTGTATAAACCGATGTATATATCGATATCGTATCGAACAAATGCCCCTGATATCAATTTAGATTGTCCATATCGGTGCCTATCACTCtaaaaaagacagacagagcgTCAGTTTAGCcactaatttcagtttatggaGTGTGCTTGCTGTTTGCCTTGCTCAATCATTTATATTTATCTACAAAGGATTGCTACAGTACACTTTTATCTCTGTACCTAGATATTGCCATTCACAACTATTGTTAATTGTCATGAAAGGCTAGCTTTATTCATCTCTGTACCTAGACAGTGACATTCACAACTATTGTTTAGATTTATTCAATTAAACTATAGGATACTGTACATGTGATCATGTTTGTTACTATTCAATTCAACAGTGATATTCAATTCTACAGTTCTATTCAATTCTACAGTGCTATTCAATTCTACAGCTCTATTCAATTCTACAGTGCTATCCAATTCTACAGCTCTATTCAATTCTACAGTGCTATTCAATTCTACAGTTCTATTCAATTCTACAGTGCTATTCAATTCTACAGCTCTATTCAATTCTACAGTGCTATTCAATTCTACAGTTCTATTCAATTCTACAGTTCTGTTCAATTCTACAGTGCTATTCAATTCTGCAGTTCTTTTCAATTCTACAGTTCTATTGAAATCTATAGACTCAGTCAGTATTGAATAGAACGTTACGACCCCGCCCGCCTTGGCGGAAAACAACTCTTGGTCAGcccattggctcacagcaaaaACTTCACCTTTTTCAAACGCAATTTTCATTCAAATGCCTTGACTGACATCTCTTTGAAATGCCCATGTATAGcaacttggatgcagtgatcagTGTTGCAGTAAAATCTTCTAAAGCAAATATGGTGATACATGAAGCAACTCAAACAACTGAAATTGCATCAATGATATACATCTCCCGTTTGGCATGTCTCTTGTGATGCggttcacagcagcactgacaGATGTGTGGACTTgaaaatgtccattgctcatgtttcttggcccaagcaagtctcttcttcttattggtgtcctttagtagtggtttctttgcagcaattcgaccatgaaggcctgattcacccagtctcctctgaacagttgatgttgagatatgtttgttacttgaactctgtgaatcatttatttgggctgcaatttctgaggctggtaacgctaatgaacttatcctctgcagcagaggtaactctgggtcttacattcctgtggcggtccttatgagagccagtttcatcatagcgcttgatggtttttgcgactgcacttgaagaaactttcaaagttcttgaaattttccgcattgactgaccttcatgtcttaaagtaatgatcaaatcaaatcaaatttatttatatagccctttgtacatcagctgatatctcaaagtgctgtacagaaacccagcctaaaaccccaaacagcaagcaatgcatgtgaaagaagcacggtggctaggaaaaactccctaagaaaaactccttagaaaggccaaaaacttaagaagaaacctagagaggaaccaggctatgaggggtggccagtcctcttctggctgtgcagggtggatattataacagaacatggtcaagatgttaaaatgttcataaatgaccagcatgatcaaataataataatcatagtagttgtcgagggtgcaacaagcacgtccggtgaacaggtcagggttccatagccgcaggcagaacagttgaaactggagcagcagcacggccaggtggactggggacagcaaggagtcatcatgccaggtagtcctgaggcatggtcctagggctcaggtcctccgagagaaagacagaaagagagaattagagagagcatatttaaattcacacaggacaccggataagacaagagaaatactccagatgtaacagactgactctagccccctgacacataaactactgcagcataaatactggaggctgagacaggagggatcagaagacactgtggccccatccgatgatacccccggacagggccaaacaggcaggatataatgatggactgtcgtttctctttgcttatttgagcagttcttgccataatatggacttggtcttttaccaaatagggctatcttctgtatacccccactaccttgtcacaacacaactgactggctcaaacgcattaagaaggaatgaaattccacaaattaacttttaaaaatacacacctgttaattgaaatgcattccaggtgactacctcatgaagctggttgagagaatgtcaagagtgtgctaagctgtcatcaaggcaaagggtggctatttgaagaatctcaaatatatatattttttatttgtttaacacttttttggttactacatgattccatatatgttattttatagttttgatgtcttcattattattctacaatgtagaaaatagtacaaataaagaaaaactcttgaatgagtaggtgttataaaacctttgaccagtagtgtgggtcctgtgtggctcagttggtagaacatggtgtttgcaatgctagggttgtgggttcgattcccacgggggaccagtacgggaagaaaaaaataataatatgaaatgtatgcattcactactgtaagtcgctctgcataagagcgtctgctaaataaatgtaaatctagtgtcacaccctgatctgttccacctgtttttgtgattgtctccacccccctccaggtgtcgcccattatCCCCTGTATATTTTTGTCTGttaccagtttgtcttgtttgtcaagtcaaccagtgctTTTTTTTTCTCAGCGCCTGCTTTTCCCTGTCTCattttttctcgccctcctggttttgacccttgcctgtactgactctgagcctgcctgcctgaccactccacatgagcctgcctgctgtctggTACCTTTGCCCCTCTTCTGGTTTACTGACccatgcctgccttgacctgtctattgcccctgttggattattaaaccattgttaatttgACATTGTcttcatctgggtcttaccttcatacctgataggtAGTATACATATTTAGGAGATTTTGtggatgtagcgaaatgcttgtgttcctagctccaacagtgcagtaatatctaacaattcacaacaatacacacacatttcaaagtaaaataatggaattaagaaatatataaatattagaatgagcaatgtcggcgtggcattgactaaaatacagtagaatagagtacggTAGATGTGACTCGAtccaggaaactaggcgtatgtcgcaagtcatgacttcacaggagagccttttgaacgtaaaaaaatatttttttatcaaaatgtgtttttttgccagTAATGCCTTCtcgaactttcatgtgccttaatatcaaacttgcatatcatctgtaaatacaaataaaattgttaaattacgagctgAGTTGGTTTGGCCACAGAGAAaggcagcaaccttcccgctagccatgattggctgagataatgagtgggctggacatgccaagagattagtttggattggtctgcggtgttgcatcttgtgtctataaaatgagctgctcgtattgcgtagataatcctttctacgACAGTTTTTTCGAAAGATGTAACGTTAGCAATGGACAACTGAAAATATGTTACTACTGCTCTCAATAACGTCGTTGCCCTGGATTCATCAGGCGCTATCCacaaaggtcagtgggaaaaggttgtgatggactactttctggatgATGATCGTGCCATGCAATgctgactctctctcactctgaaaaGAAcacgttttgaaatcagtggaacacAACGGGCCAAACTAAACTGAAACAACACAGGATGTCTGATAAAAGGgttgcagtctgccgtgaagctttcatccatgtatacaggtaagaatcTAGCAACAGATTCAGATATTACAGTTGAAGTtagaagttttcatacaccttCGCCAACTACATTTAagctcagttttcacaattcctgacatttaatcctagcaaacattccctgtcttaggtcagttaggatcaccactttattttaagaatgtgaaatgtcagaataatagtagagagaatgatttatttcagcttttatttcattcatcacattcccagtgggtcagaagttcacatacacttaataagtatttggtagcattgcctttaaaattgtttaacctgggtcaaacattttgggtagccttccacagacttcccacaataaattgggtgaattttggcccattcctcctgacagagctggcttaactgagtcaggtttgtaggcctccttgctctcacacgctttttcagttctgcccacaaatgttctattggattgagatcagggctttgtgatggccactccaataccttaactttgttgtccttaagccattttgctacaactttggaagtatgcttgaggtcattgtccatttggaagacccatttgcgaccaagctttaacttcctgactgatggcttgagctgttgcttcaatatatccacataatttttctccctcatgatgtcatctattttgagaagtgtaccagtccctcctgcagcaaagcacccccacaacatgatgctgccacccccatgcttcacggttgggatggtgttcttcggcttgcaagcctcccctttttcctccaaacataacaatggccattatggccaaactgttctatttttgtttcatcagaccagaggacattcctccaaaaagtacaatctttgtccccatgtgcagttgcaaaccgtagtctggcttttttatggtggtttttgagcagtggcttcttccttgctgagcggcctttcaggttatgtcgatataggacttgttttactgtggatatagatactgttgtacctgtt harbors:
- the LOC100286586 gene encoding TGF-beta-activated kinase 1 and MAP3K7-binding protein 1; this encodes MASQRRQMMQSHQSWTDDLPLCEMCGVGTAPNCTYGPDGKDTQSHPNEDGHFRFR